One genomic segment of Theobroma cacao cultivar B97-61/B2 chromosome 6, Criollo_cocoa_genome_V2, whole genome shotgun sequence includes these proteins:
- the LOC18596151 gene encoding NDR1/HIN1-Like protein 3: MTDRVYPSSKPAANGGAAPATTANPSFPATKAQLYGASRPLYRPQANRHRYRRSCCCSCCLWTSVAILLLILLAAIAGAILYVLYRPHRPTFTVSSLKISTLNITSGSKLITNINLNVTAKNPNKKLVYTYDPITISLITNDDIDIGDGSFGSFVHGTKNTTLLKAAITSNQELDDTSAGKLKTALNSKNGLPLKIKLVTKVKAKMGALKTPKLGIRVICEGIKATAPKGKSATTASTSDAKCKVDLRIKIWKWTF, from the coding sequence ATGACAGACAGGGTTTACCCATCATCCAAACCAGCGGCAAATGGCGGCGCAGCCCCAGCCACCACCGCTAACCCTTCCTTTCCAGCCACTAAAGCCCAACTCTACGGAGCCTCCCGCCCTCTCTACCGCCCACAAGCCAACCGCCATCGCTACCGCCGCTCCTGCTGCTGCTCTTGTTGCCTTTGGACCAGCGTAGCCATCCTCCTACTTATCCTCCTAGCCGCCATAGCCGGTGCTATTCTGTACGTTCTTTACCGCCCTCACCGCCCGACTTTCACAGTCTcctctctcaaaatctcaactCTTAACATAACTTCCGGTTCCAAGCTCATCACCAACATCAACCTCAACGTCACAGCCAAAAACCCTAACAAAAAACTCGTCTACACCTACGACCCCATCACCATATCTCTTATTACAAACGACGATATCGATATTGGGGATGGTTCGTTCGGTTCCTTCGTGCATGGCACCAAGAACACGACGCTTTTGAAAGCTGCCATAACTAGCAACCAAGAACTCGATGACACGTCAGCGGGCAAGTTAAAGACTGCTTTGAATAGCAAGAACGGGCTGCCATTAAAGATAAAGCTGGTCACTAAAGTGAAAGCGAAGATGGGAGCATTGAAGACACCGAAGCTTGGTATTAGGGTTATTTGTGAAGGGATTAAAGCTACTGCTCCGAAGGGGAAATCAGCAACCACAGCTTCCACTTCTGATGCAAAGTGTAAGGTTGATTTGAGGATTAAGATCTGGAAATGGACTTTCTGA